In Sutterella faecalis, a genomic segment contains:
- the dcuC gene encoding C4-dicarboxylate transporter DcuC, translating to MNPIFPWLGIAVLILCGWAIIKKYQVNMVLLLGGLLLNALAIWGGAQVFPAKFNATGIMGFDLVEFLRTISVSQVSGVGFLILISGGFAAYMQAIGASDRFVTVCAKPLSFIKNPYLILAAVFIVGHCLGLVITSAAGLAMLMVVTVYPLIIRVGCSPLAAAAVVASVLAIGYAPASGTANLASQIIHLDPIEYLVRYQLPMAVPVVIAMAVAHVFTQYWFDRREGKGEVADLAELESKRQNLEKTPAFYALMPLFPIALLLVFNKFVWGTGMNVATAMFIAWIIAFVIDLIVRRKVKESFDLSFAMFKGMGSILTSTVGLIFVAAFFAKGLQNIGIVDLLMSGAQSIGLGYTGTSVVLSAIIGVVTVLTGSGVAAFTSLGHLVPDAAQAFGENGISMMLMMHTASEMLRAMSPVAGVIIIVAGFAKVNPLTMVKRTIIPCLTGYVVMLVTVNLIV from the coding sequence ATGAATCCGATTTTCCCCTGGCTCGGCATCGCCGTGCTCATCCTCTGCGGATGGGCAATCATCAAGAAGTACCAGGTCAACATGGTGCTCCTCCTGGGAGGCCTTCTTCTCAATGCGCTCGCCATCTGGGGCGGCGCTCAGGTATTCCCGGCCAAATTCAACGCCACCGGAATCATGGGTTTCGACCTCGTTGAGTTTCTGCGCACCATTTCGGTTTCTCAGGTGAGCGGCGTCGGCTTCCTCATCCTGATTTCCGGGGGCTTTGCCGCCTACATGCAGGCTATCGGCGCTTCGGACCGCTTCGTCACGGTTTGCGCCAAGCCGCTTTCCTTCATCAAGAACCCCTATCTGATCCTCGCCGCCGTCTTCATCGTCGGCCACTGCCTGGGGCTCGTCATCACGTCGGCAGCCGGCCTAGCAATGCTGATGGTGGTCACCGTCTATCCGCTCATCATCCGCGTCGGCTGCTCGCCCCTGGCCGCAGCCGCCGTCGTGGCGAGCGTGCTCGCGATCGGCTACGCGCCGGCTTCGGGCACGGCCAACCTCGCCTCTCAGATCATCCACCTCGATCCGATCGAATACCTCGTGCGCTATCAGCTACCGATGGCGGTTCCGGTGGTGATTGCCATGGCCGTGGCGCACGTCTTCACGCAGTATTGGTTTGACCGCCGCGAAGGCAAGGGCGAAGTCGCCGACCTCGCCGAACTGGAGTCGAAGCGCCAGAATCTCGAAAAGACGCCCGCCTTCTATGCGCTCATGCCGCTCTTTCCGATTGCGCTCCTTCTCGTCTTCAATAAGTTCGTCTGGGGTACCGGCATGAATGTCGCGACCGCGATGTTCATCGCCTGGATCATCGCCTTCGTGATCGACCTGATCGTCCGGCGCAAGGTGAAGGAATCGTTCGACCTCTCCTTTGCCATGTTCAAGGGCATGGGCTCGATTCTTACCTCGACCGTCGGTCTTATTTTCGTTGCCGCCTTCTTCGCGAAGGGCCTTCAGAACATCGGCATCGTCGACCTCCTCATGAGCGGCGCGCAGTCGATCGGCCTCGGCTATACGGGCACGAGCGTCGTCCTCTCGGCGATCATCGGCGTGGTCACGGTCCTGACGGGCTCGGGCGTTGCGGCCTTCACGAGCCTCGGGCACCTTGTTCCGGATGCGGCTCAGGCTTTCGGCGAGAACGGCATCTCGATGATGCTCATGATGCACACCGCCTCCGAAATGCTCCGCGCGATGAGCCCCGTGGCCGGCGTCATCATCATCGTTGCGGGCTTTGCCAAGGTGAATCCGCTCACGATGGTGAAGCGCACGATCATTCCGTGCCTCACGGGCTATGTGGTCATGCTCGTCACGGTGAACCTGATCGTCTGA
- the nrfD gene encoding NrfD/PsrC family molybdoenzyme membrane anchor subunit, producing the protein MTPEYMELTAQAATSHWAWTIAFFLWFVGLSGMALFLNIWLRSRRVFAISGIAAIAGTLLVLSHLGRLLNLPFAAFHALANWSFNFTSWMFIGICLLAVLCIAVVVEGLMIWLGSREGGSRVLVDIAEGVMVRWLNGILGVAATAYSGFLLTQAAGVPLWNTAVLPVLWIFSGLGCAVGLAELLAASGKLETGHPSWLGGTAWGVHLGEAFVIFAFIQSAWTGTPGAAAGAESLLMGGASLIFWAGAIGLGIVMPILCTFLKEHRSMVMLGGLCSIIGALALRASVLFAGYFDPVIW; encoded by the coding sequence ATGACTCCTGAATATATGGAACTTACCGCTCAGGCCGCCACGAGCCACTGGGCGTGGACGATTGCCTTCTTCCTCTGGTTCGTCGGCCTTTCGGGCATGGCGCTCTTCCTGAACATCTGGCTCAGGAGCCGCCGCGTCTTCGCGATCTCCGGCATCGCCGCGATCGCGGGCACGCTCCTCGTGCTTTCGCACCTGGGGCGCCTCCTCAACCTCCCGTTTGCAGCCTTTCATGCGCTTGCCAACTGGTCCTTCAACTTCACGAGCTGGATGTTCATCGGCATCTGTCTGCTCGCAGTGCTCTGCATTGCCGTCGTCGTCGAAGGCCTCATGATCTGGCTGGGCTCGAGGGAAGGCGGCAGCCGCGTCCTCGTCGACATCGCCGAGGGCGTGATGGTGCGCTGGTTGAACGGCATCCTGGGCGTTGCCGCCACGGCCTATTCAGGGTTCCTCCTCACGCAGGCCGCGGGCGTCCCGCTCTGGAATACCGCGGTCCTCCCGGTGCTCTGGATCTTCTCGGGCCTCGGCTGCGCCGTGGGTCTGGCGGAGCTTCTCGCTGCATCCGGCAAGCTCGAAACCGGCCATCCCTCGTGGCTCGGCGGCACCGCCTGGGGCGTGCACCTGGGCGAAGCCTTCGTGATCTTCGCCTTCATTCAGTCGGCCTGGACGGGTACGCCCGGCGCGGCTGCCGGCGCAGAGAGCCTGCTGATGGGCGGAGCCTCCCTCATCTTCTGGGCGGGCGCGATCGGTCTCGGCATCGTGATGCCGATCCTCTGCACGTTCCTCAAGGAACACCGCTCGATGGTGATGTTGGGCGGCCTCTGCTCGATCATCGGCGCGCTGGCGCTTCGCGCCTCCGTCCTCTTTGCGGGCTACTTTGATCCCGTGATCTGGTAG
- a CDS encoding molybdopterin-containing oxidoreductase family protein, producing MTKNVEPSAARGPGLSRRSFIGAAGAVGAAAGTGTIGAAVWTAADEAIAKEVEALKAEGWEAHPTACMVCGGYCGLLALHKKGEPVSQATVKIMPNPTHPQRGCCARGAQAMWVWNHPQRLKKPLKRTGERGEGKFEEISWDQALTEIAERVKKIVEEHGERAISMTSHNFSGLQQWLAAPLGTPNVISHSSTCNSASVAGRRMVFGKGFDGAGKVEPDYERCRLLLCVGRSLNCAMGVAAVFGRSREKGAKVIFVDPRMPENAMSSGAEWVPIRPGTDSAFLLSMIGIGITEKLVDFEFLRRYTNAPYLIEVGTHRPITADELIEGASKDAFVVMNRASSAFAAMGLARDEKGAVKGYDEPEGVDPDLDYAGTVRTVDGRDLSVETAFVRFSKTAIAWTPEKASLTTGIPSETIVRIARAFFTEGGVCDDGWYASRNGNDSPAFALMSMINLFTGQIDQPGGFVVTQGGGFKGPAASQSGGKGKGPHGESWKNAEGKALDKVIYPEGSGTYSAIFSAIEEGKPYPIRAAFITGSTMFHREANSDRMAKAFRALELMVVQDIFPHEVIDYADYVLPSTFFLEGYEYGGVKWALNGNVQLSNAGIEPPEGCDAREEIWQFCEILRRAFPERAKERLGYDHEMKTREEFKNWYRGMMDSAWAKFIAKKNSEKPGEGDRIDADVKARGWSQVSAKKFGVYPQKKPFGTPTGKGEIISFLFAGKYEKKGASGLSNWVMPPAYTIPRPRSNEFYLVSGKDSASNSGVAMWTWPSKFLGDRTVWMNPVDAERLGIRTGDTVELTSLDTGVKGRTQVTVTNRVVAGSLFAHGFAGGVRTKRNLGAYEWTREGINSHWFCTGYREPVTGSLANNSTVRVERI from the coding sequence ATGACGAAGAACGTTGAGCCCTCCGCGGCCCGCGGTCCCGGTCTCTCCCGCCGCAGCTTCATCGGCGCCGCCGGTGCGGTCGGCGCGGCTGCTGGCACGGGAACGATCGGTGCGGCTGTCTGGACGGCTGCCGACGAAGCCATCGCGAAGGAAGTCGAAGCGCTCAAGGCCGAAGGCTGGGAAGCGCATCCCACGGCCTGCATGGTGTGCGGCGGCTACTGCGGCCTTCTTGCCCTTCACAAGAAGGGCGAGCCCGTGTCCCAGGCGACCGTGAAGATCATGCCCAACCCGACGCATCCGCAGCGCGGCTGCTGCGCTCGCGGCGCTCAGGCCATGTGGGTGTGGAATCACCCGCAGCGCCTCAAAAAGCCCCTGAAGCGCACGGGCGAACGCGGCGAAGGAAAGTTCGAGGAAATCTCCTGGGATCAGGCGCTCACTGAGATTGCCGAGCGCGTGAAGAAGATTGTCGAGGAGCACGGCGAACGCGCGATCTCGATGACGTCGCACAATTTCTCGGGCCTTCAGCAGTGGCTTGCCGCTCCCCTCGGCACGCCCAACGTGATCAGCCATTCCTCCACCTGCAACTCCGCCTCCGTTGCCGGCCGCCGCATGGTGTTCGGCAAGGGCTTCGACGGTGCGGGCAAGGTCGAGCCCGACTACGAACGCTGCCGACTGCTCCTTTGCGTCGGGCGTTCGCTCAACTGCGCGATGGGCGTTGCAGCCGTCTTCGGGCGTTCGCGCGAAAAGGGCGCGAAGGTGATCTTCGTCGACCCCCGCATGCCTGAAAACGCCATGTCCTCGGGCGCGGAATGGGTTCCCATCCGTCCCGGCACGGACTCGGCCTTCCTCCTCTCCATGATCGGCATCGGCATTACGGAAAAGCTCGTCGACTTCGAGTTCCTGCGCCGCTATACGAATGCGCCTTATCTCATTGAGGTTGGCACGCACCGCCCGATCACGGCCGATGAACTCATCGAAGGCGCTTCGAAGGATGCGTTCGTCGTCATGAACCGCGCGAGCTCCGCCTTTGCGGCGATGGGGCTTGCCCGCGATGAAAAAGGCGCCGTCAAGGGCTACGACGAACCCGAAGGCGTGGATCCGGATCTTGACTATGCGGGCACCGTCCGCACCGTTGACGGACGTGACCTGTCGGTTGAAACCGCCTTCGTGCGTTTTTCCAAGACCGCGATCGCCTGGACGCCTGAGAAGGCGTCCCTCACGACGGGGATTCCGTCCGAAACCATCGTTCGCATTGCCCGGGCCTTCTTCACCGAGGGCGGCGTCTGCGACGACGGCTGGTATGCCTCGAGAAACGGCAACGACTCCCCCGCCTTTGCGCTCATGAGCATGATCAACCTCTTTACGGGGCAGATCGATCAGCCGGGCGGCTTCGTCGTCACGCAGGGCGGCGGCTTCAAGGGGCCGGCGGCCTCGCAGTCGGGCGGAAAGGGCAAGGGCCCGCACGGCGAATCCTGGAAGAATGCGGAAGGGAAGGCGCTCGACAAGGTGATCTATCCGGAAGGTTCCGGCACCTATTCGGCGATCTTCAGCGCAATTGAGGAAGGCAAGCCCTATCCGATCCGCGCCGCCTTCATCACGGGCTCGACCATGTTCCACCGCGAAGCGAATTCGGACCGCATGGCGAAGGCCTTCAGGGCCCTCGAACTCATGGTCGTGCAGGACATCTTCCCGCACGAGGTGATCGACTACGCGGATTACGTGCTTCCCTCGACCTTCTTCCTCGAAGGCTACGAATACGGCGGCGTCAAGTGGGCGTTGAACGGCAACGTTCAGCTCTCCAACGCCGGGATTGAACCTCCCGAAGGGTGCGACGCGCGCGAAGAGATCTGGCAGTTCTGCGAAATCCTTCGCCGCGCATTCCCCGAACGCGCGAAGGAGCGCCTCGGCTACGACCACGAGATGAAGACCCGCGAGGAATTTAAGAACTGGTACCGCGGCATGATGGACAGCGCCTGGGCGAAGTTCATCGCGAAGAAGAACAGCGAAAAGCCGGGCGAGGGCGACCGCATCGATGCGGACGTGAAGGCCCGCGGCTGGTCGCAGGTTTCCGCGAAGAAGTTCGGCGTCTACCCGCAGAAGAAGCCCTTCGGAACCCCCACCGGCAAGGGCGAAATCATCTCCTTCCTCTTCGCAGGCAAGTACGAAAAGAAGGGCGCCTCCGGGCTCTCCAACTGGGTGATGCCTCCGGCCTACACCATCCCGCGTCCGCGCTCGAACGAGTTCTACCTCGTTTCCGGCAAGGACAGCGCCTCGAATTCGGGCGTTGCCATGTGGACGTGGCCCTCGAAGTTCCTGGGCGACCGCACCGTCTGGATGAATCCCGTCGACGCCGAACGCCTCGGCATCCGCACGGGCGACACGGTGGAGCTGACGAGCCTCGATACGGGCGTCAAGGGCCGCACCCAGGTGACGGTCACGAACCGCGTCGTTGCCGGCTCGCTCTTTGCCCACGGCTTCGCGGGCGGCGTGAGAACGAAGAGAAACCTCGGCGCTTATGAGTGGACGCGCGAAGGCATCAACTCGCACTGGTTCTGCACGGGCTACCGTGAACCGGTGACGGGTTCGCTCGCCAACAACTCCACTGTTCGCGTCGAACGCATCTAA
- the mscL gene encoding large conductance mechanosensitive channel protein MscL — MRKFFQEFQAFISKGNVLDLAVAVIIGAAFSKIVDSLVKDIINPILGVIVGRPDFTNLFIVLKDAPAGYTGPQTYEALVKAGATVFGYGAFLTAVVQFLLLAFSVFWLIKIVVTARARIAAEAARLLADKNAEEKKAADEAAKKAAAEKPAPQPAPAPVNAEELKLLAEIRDLLKASGNAAK, encoded by the coding sequence ATGCGCAAGTTCTTTCAGGAATTTCAGGCATTCATTTCGAAAGGAAATGTTCTTGACCTGGCCGTCGCCGTGATCATCGGCGCTGCTTTTTCGAAGATCGTCGATAGTCTCGTGAAGGACATCATCAATCCGATTCTCGGCGTCATCGTCGGGCGTCCGGACTTCACAAACCTCTTCATCGTTCTGAAGGATGCTCCCGCAGGCTATACCGGGCCGCAGACTTATGAGGCGCTCGTCAAGGCGGGCGCCACGGTTTTCGGCTACGGCGCCTTCCTCACGGCCGTCGTCCAGTTTCTTCTCCTTGCCTTTTCGGTCTTCTGGCTCATCAAGATCGTAGTGACGGCCCGCGCCCGCATTGCGGCTGAAGCTGCCCGCCTCCTTGCCGACAAGAATGCCGAAGAGAAGAAGGCGGCTGATGAGGCGGCGAAGAAGGCTGCTGCCGAAAAGCCTGCGCCTCAGCCTGCGCCGGCGCCCGTCAATGCCGAGGAACTGAAGCTTCTCGCTGAAATCCGCGATCTTCTGAAAGCCTCCGGCAATGCTGCGAAGTAA
- a CDS encoding 4Fe-4S dicluster domain-containing protein has translation MTQYSKKLAHLFDATQCVGCSACIVACAQTNYPDMLNDENSGWKSLPSNIRVVRLETLRRPQQILVQCQQCDDAPCIGVCPFGANYHDPLTGQVKTDPDRCVGCGYCVTACPYDVRWLHPKTGLPVKCMGEGCEKLIAQGQDPACVAACPVSARAFGNVADPESAVSQRIARSRTERLLPQKGTKPNYFVVVQK, from the coding sequence ATGACCCAATACAGCAAAAAGCTTGCGCATCTCTTTGATGCGACGCAGTGCGTCGGGTGCTCAGCCTGCATCGTGGCCTGCGCTCAGACGAACTATCCGGACATGCTCAACGACGAGAATTCGGGCTGGAAGTCTCTTCCCTCGAACATCCGCGTCGTGAGGCTCGAAACGCTTCGCCGTCCGCAGCAGATTCTCGTGCAGTGCCAGCAGTGCGATGATGCGCCCTGCATCGGCGTCTGCCCCTTCGGCGCCAACTATCACGATCCGCTCACGGGCCAGGTGAAGACCGATCCCGATCGGTGCGTCGGCTGCGGCTACTGCGTTACGGCGTGTCCCTACGACGTGCGCTGGCTTCATCCGAAGACGGGACTTCCCGTCAAGTGCATGGGCGAAGGGTGCGAAAAGCTCATCGCTCAGGGGCAGGATCCGGCCTGCGTCGCGGCCTGCCCGGTCTCGGCGCGCGCCTTCGGCAACGTCGCGGATCCGGAATCCGCCGTTTCGCAGCGCATTGCCCGCTCGCGCACTGAACGCCTTCTCCCGCAGAAAGGCACTAAGCCCAACTACTTCGTCGTGGTGCAGAAATGA
- a CDS encoding manganese-dependent inorganic pyrophosphatase yields the protein MSAIILGHKHPDTDSIVSAIACADLYKKRGLDVVPAAQGTPAPETAFVLERFGLKAPEVITSVAGREVYIVDYSDLNQAPDDFAECTLKGIVDHHKLGDMTSTAPLECVIMPVGCTNTILKRMYDYLGFVPPKEIAGAMLCAILSDTVIFKSPTCTEADRAAARELALIAGVEDMKALGMELFTAKSAVKGVAARDLIMRDFKDFNMSGSKVGIGQLELVDLALLEDRIPELLEELGRMKAEGRHTAMLLLTDIMKEGSLLLMASDDPAKIASAWKKTLGSDNLWLEGVMSRKKQVVPFLEAVFKA from the coding sequence ATGTCCGCCATCATTCTCGGCCATAAGCACCCCGATACCGACAGCATTGTTTCCGCCATCGCCTGTGCGGATCTCTATAAGAAGCGCGGTCTTGACGTCGTCCCTGCCGCTCAGGGAACGCCTGCGCCTGAAACCGCCTTCGTTCTTGAACGCTTCGGTCTCAAGGCTCCTGAAGTCATCACCTCGGTTGCCGGCCGCGAGGTCTACATCGTCGACTATTCCGACCTCAATCAGGCCCCGGACGATTTTGCCGAATGCACGCTCAAGGGCATCGTCGACCACCACAAGCTCGGCGACATGACCTCCACCGCGCCGCTTGAATGCGTGATCATGCCCGTCGGGTGCACCAACACCATTCTGAAGCGCATGTACGACTATCTCGGCTTCGTTCCGCCGAAGGAAATCGCCGGCGCCATGCTCTGCGCGATTCTCTCCGACACCGTGATCTTCAAGTCCCCGACCTGCACGGAAGCCGACCGCGCCGCCGCGCGCGAGCTCGCCCTCATTGCCGGCGTCGAGGACATGAAGGCCCTCGGCATGGAGCTCTTTACCGCCAAGTCGGCCGTGAAGGGCGTCGCTGCGCGCGACCTCATCATGCGCGACTTCAAGGACTTCAACATGTCGGGCAGCAAGGTCGGCATCGGCCAGCTCGAGCTCGTCGACCTCGCGCTTCTTGAGGACCGCATCCCCGAGCTCCTCGAGGAACTCGGCCGCATGAAGGCCGAAGGCCGCCACACGGCCATGCTCCTTCTCACCGACATCATGAAGGAAGGCTCGCTTCTTCTCATGGCTTCCGACGATCCCGCGAAGATTGCCTCCGCCTGGAAGAAGACCCTCGGCAGCGACAACCTCTGGCTCGAAGGGGTCATGTCCCGCAAGAAGCAGGTCGTGCCCTTCCTTGAAGCCGTCTTCAAGGCGTAA